In Hydrogenophaga sp. PBL-H3, the genomic window CGTCGTCCGTCTTGTCTTCCACCGCGTCCTTCGCCGTCAGCACTCGCCATCCCTGTTCAATCAGGGTACGGCCCTTGGCCTTGAACTGGAACGGCTTCGCGCCATCGGTCGCTTCCAAGGTGACGCTGTTCACCTTGTAGCGGGCATCGGCCAGTTGCGAGGCAACCGTCCGCTTCCAGATGAGCGCATAGAGCTTGCGCTGATGCTCGTCCTCGCCGGCTTCCAGCACGTCGATATGGGCCGGCCTGATGGCCTCGTGCGCCTCTTGCGCGCCCGCCTTCGTCTTGAACTTGCGCGGCGCGTCCGGCAGCTTCCAGCCCTGCCCTTCGGCGTAGGCGCGCACCTCGGCGATGGCCTCGTCGCTGATGTTCACGCTGTCGGTGCGGATGTAGGTGATCGCGCCTTGCTCGAACAGCTTTTGCGCATCCTTCGCCGTCAGCTCGGGATCGCGCTTTAGCGTGACGCTCGCGGCTTGCAGCATGAGCGAGGTCGAGAAGCACGACGGCGGCGCTTCGCGCGCCGTGTCGGTGCCGGAGTCCAGCACCTTGAACTGGCGGCAGCCTGCGGCCTGCTTCGCCAGGGCTTCATCGAGGACATAGGGCACGTCCTCGGTGATGAATGGCTTCGTGTCCCACTCCGCTTTCCACACGCCGCCGTCGAACTTCACCACCGCGCCGAAGTGGTTCGTCTTCTTGAACGCCACGATGCGGCGCTCCAGGTCAACGACCAGTCGCACGGCCACGCTTTGCACGCGGCCGGCCGACAGGTTTTGCCCGAGCATGTTCGACAGCAGCGGCGACACCAGATAGCCGACGATGCGATCCAGTGCCCGCCGCGCTTCCTGGGCCTGCACAAGATCGGCGTCGATCTTGCGCGCCTGCGACAGTGCCGCCCGAATCGCCTTCTCGGTGATTTCATCGAACGTCACCCGTTCGTAGTCGCCTTCGTCCAGGCCGAGAGCGTCTTTCAGGTGCCACGCGATGGCTTCGCCCTCGCGGTCGGGATCGGTCGCCAGAAAGATCATGTCCGCCCTGCCGGACAGGGCGCGGATGCGGGCGACTCGTTCCTCGCCGCCTGGGAACGTCCGGCCCTGTACCTGGGCCGGAGGGATGTATTCGTACTGCAAGGCGAAGTCGGGCGCTTCCAGGCCGATGTCGTGCTTCGGCAGGTCGCGGACATGGCCCACGCTGGCGACGACTTTCCAGCCGTCGCCGAGGATGGATTCGATCTTCTTCACCTTGTTGGGGCTTTCCACGACCATGAGCTTCATCGTGTACCCCCTCAGAAGACGATGGCCGAGCGCGCCGGCTGCGCCGGTTGCTCGCCCTGGCTGGCCTTCGCGTCATCCTTGGCGACAGTCAGATCCGCCGCGGCGGATGCGCCTGTCACCACGGGCTTGAGCTGCGCGGGCGCTTCGCTCGCCCGGCGCAGCAGCACCGGGGCATGATCGGCAGGCGGCCCATCGCTCGCGCCCTGGGCCGTCACCTTGACCGGCCCGGAGCCGGCCGCCGTCACGCGCTGCGGGCGTGCTGCACCCGGCGCGATCGACGGAACGACCGGGATCGGCTTTGCCTCGACGTTGGCTTGCGCCAAGACCTTTTGCACATACGACGGCTCGCCGGCCTTGTCAGGCCGGAAGCCGCGCGTGAAGTTGCCCGAGTAGTAGCAGGAGAAGGCCGAGTGCAGCGCCCGTTGCCGGTCGCCCTCGGTGCGGGGCAAAGCCCGCGTGTAGCAGTCTTCGAGAATCTTCGAGCCGACGCGGATGTTCGCGCACGGCTCGAAGGCTTCTTCGTAGGTTAGGGAGTATTTCGGCAGGTTGTAGCGGTTGACCTGGGCAACCCCTACCGAGAAGTTCCAGCCAGCGGCTTCAAGAGCCTTGGCCGTCGCAACAGCTTCCGCTTGCGACTTGGGTTGACGTTGGAGCCTTCCGCCCACCACGCCGATGGCGTAGGGGTTGAAGCTCGATTCGACTTGCACGACGGCCGCCATCGTCTGCGGGGCCACCGTAGGGGCGCATTGCTGCGCCAAGACCATGAAATCCAGCATGTAACCGACTCCCTTTAGCGAGGAAACGGCTACCAATATACCATATTTTGGTCAGTGTTCACCCCCTTTTTTGGTCTTGCGCGCGGTGCGTGCCGGCTTCGCCTTCGAGCTTTGCGCCGGCTTGGCCGACTTCGGTCGCGGCGGCAGTTCCTGGTTGCGAAACAGCTCGAAGCTATCGGTCGGATAAGCCTCGCGCAGATGATCGTTCATACGTTTCAAGTCCTTGAAAACCTTCGGCATGTTCCGGTCGCGTCGGGTTGTCAAATACCACTCTTTTCCCTCAGCCCACTTCAAGAGAACGACGACATAGAAGCCCACTGGCGTTTCCATCACCTTGAGCTTGTCAAGGGTTTTTTGAAGTACGGCCAGCTCTAGATCGCCCTCCAGAATGCTGTTCTCGGGACTACATGGAGGAAGTTTCATGCTCGTCCTGTTTTCGTTCGGGTCGGTCATAGTCAAAAACGACTCACATTGTATCGCCAAAACACTATATTTTGGTAGTGGTTTCGGCTAATTACGGCTTAAAAAATGCTCCCTGCCCATGCTCGCCCGGCTACGCCGGGACGGGCTTTCGTGCTCCGCATCGAGCCTGCGGCCACGGCCTTGTCTCGCCCCATTCGGGCGTCAATCCCTCTCGGCAGCGCCTCCGGCGCTGGACGGCCCAACTGGTGACAACTGGCATCACCAGGTGAGCGTCCACAGTCGCCAAATTGTAGCAAGTTGGCGACAGTTTGAGTAGCAAAGACCCGTTCGCGTCACCAATCATTGCCTGCCTTTACATGGGGATAAACCCCCGTTCGGCCGGCTGCGCCGACATGGTGCCGCGCCCTGGCGTCGAAGACGCCCTTTCCCCCACCCTGCCCAGGGCAGGAAGGGGGCGGTGTGTAGGCCCGCGCAGCGGGCAACCAGTCCATGCACACCGCGACACGTCGCCGTGCTGCACACAAGCCCGCAGACTGCCGCCACGTCGGCAGACTGCACACAGCCGGGCCGGCTGGTTCATGCACGCTGCCCCCGCCGCTGGCGGTGGAGAAAGGCGGCTTTGCCGCTACGCAGCCGGCGCGGCCGTCTGGTTGTGCCGCCTGCGTCGGCCGTAGGGCGCTCGCGTTCCGCGCCCGCCCTTGGTGGCATGTCGTCATCGTCCGGTGGCGTTGCTCCACTGCGCACCTTTCGCCTGCCCTAGACGGTAGTCCAGCCATGCCGTCGCTCCAAGGGCCGGGCAAGCCCTGAAATCCTCACCCGTTCGCACTCGCTGCGCTCGCTTGCGCTGCGGCTTCCGGTTTCTCCCTTTCCGCGCCGTCCTGTCCGGCCCACCTACGGGCAATCACGGCGAAAGGCACTCAGCGGAGCAAGGTTCAACACCACAGGAGAAATGCGACATGACTCACCAACAAGTTCAGTTTGAAAAGCCGGCTCAAGCATCTAGCAGAGCAGAGGTTGAACAGCAGAAAACCGTCCTGTTTCACATCGAAGTCGTGAACACGAAGACGGGCCGCCGCGAGCGTCAAACAGCCTACCCGATGACCGAGAAGGAATGCAGCGTGATGGTCAGCAAGATGACCGCCTACCCCTGGCGCACCGTCGAGCTGGTGCCAGCCGAAGCGCCGACCTTCGAGGGCGAGCAGCGCGAAGCCGCATTCAAGACCGTTTGGCGCGACACGCATCGGGACTACCGGGGCCGGCTGGCCGACGGCTCGCTGTCGCTGATGAGCTGGGCGAAGTTCGGCGGCGGACTGGTGACGGCCGCGAGCATCACCGACGCCGAGCTGGCCGAGCGACTGGACGACGCGAAGCGCCGCGCACGCTGATTTTGTATTGCACTGGAGAGCCAACACCATGACCCGCACCGAATACCGCCAAGCCCGCCGATTGATCCGCGACAACGGCCGCGCCGCCATCAAGTGGATGGCCCCGCACGTCGCCGCCGCGATGGACGTTCTCACCTTCGGCCAGGGCAAAGACCGCCTCGCCGAGCGCGCGGACATCGTGGCCTATTGCCGCCGCGAGGGCATCGCCTGCAACCCCCGCCAAACCGCCTAACAGCACGACCAGGAGCGCACACCATGAACGAACTTTTCCAGGCATCCGACGTGATCCACACGCACACCCGCGCGCAGCTCATCGAGGACGGCGACCTGATCGACGTGAGCGAGACAGCCCGCGAGGCCGGCTTTACGGTGCCCGTCGCCATCACCCGCGCGGCCTGGGCCGATTGCGTCGAGTGGACGGCCGAAACCGACAAGCGCAAGACCACGATCCAGGACGAAGCCGGCCGCCTTTGGGACGTGATTTATATGGCCCGACTCGCCGCCCGCGTGCGTGGCGATCAACCCCGCCGCGTGTTCGAGCTGTACCGCGTGCCGGTGCAGGGCCGAGGCATCCGGCCGCGCCGCGTGGCGCTGGCGATGCACATCGGCCCCGGCGATGCCGGCGAGCCGGTTATCACCATCGGCCTGCCGAACGAAGACTAAGCCCGCAGGGTGCCCGACGAGGGCACCCGCTACCCGACACGACCAGGAGCGCACAACATGGCCCGATTCATCCCCGAGAACGCCGAAACCCGCGAATTTCCCGCCGCCGCCGTGGTGGCCTACTGCTACGAGAGCAAGCGCGGCCCCGCGCTGCTGGCCTACAAGGGCCGCCAGTCGAAGCCGGCGCGCTTCCTGGCGTTCGGCAGCGCCGAGGCCCGCGACCGTTCGCTGGCGTCGTTCGTGGAGTACGAGGAAGGCATCGAGACGCGCAAGCGCGAACGGCAGCAGGCCGGCCACGGGCTGGCCGTGGGCGACATCGTTTATTCCGTGTGGGGCTACGAACAGACGAACGTCACGTTCTACGAAGTGGTGCGCGTGCCGTCCGGCCGCTCGGCGACGGTGCGCGAGCTGGAAGCCGACCGGATCGAGAGCGCGCCGGGCAGCATGACCGGCAAGAGCACACCGAAGCCCGGCCAGTACGTCCAGGGCGCGAAGGAAAAGACCCGCCGCGCGACCGGCTGGCACACCCTGGGCGAGCTGTCGAAGTGGGACGGCACGCCGCGCCCCGTGACGTGGTACGCCTGACCGCGACATGGTGACGGCCGCAGCTCCTGGCCAGCTCGGCCGCGTCACCAAGACAGGGCAAAAAAATTTTGCCCTTTCGTCCCACGTTTCCACCTTTTTATTTGCCAATATGGTATAGTTTGGACATCGAGAACGGTTAAACGTGATCGCCAAATCAGCCGATAAGGAGCTACCCATGCGAACCATCGACATGACCCCGACCTGGGGCGAGTGGGCCAACATTTACCGCCGCTTCGCCGAGTCGGGCGAGGCCAAGGCCGTGCGCGAGCTACGCGCCGACTTCGCCAAGGCGATGGCCGCAGCGCAGGCGCTGCAAGCCATCACTGGCACGCTGTCCGACGAGCAGGCCGGCATCGTCGCCAAGACGATGACCGCCGAGCTGACGAAGCAGGGCTTCTAAGGTGGCGACCATGAGCAAGCACAACGGCCGCCCCTTCCTTGTCCTGGCCGACCGCGACCTGGGCCGCGAAGCCTGGGCGCAGTACGACGCCGAGGCCGAGATTTTCACCCTCGCCGCGTCCGAGGACATGGACGACCCCATCGGCGAAGCCGAGAGCGTGAGCGAGTGCCAGCGCGTGGCATCCGGCTGGTTTGACGAGCTGCGGGCCGAATGATGCGGGCCGCGTCCACCACGACCAGGAAGCCGGCCGGCTTGTGGCGCTACTCGCTGCGCTGGAGCCTGCCGCACAAGCCCTGCCCTGGCCCGCTGGAACTGGCGGCGGTCGAGGTTCCGGCCGGCGACCAGTGCCCGCCCGTGGTGGCCGATCTTTGGAAGCCCGGCACCGGCTATGCCGTGTGCGTTGACTTCCCGCAGCCGGCCGAAATCCGCCGCTGGAGCGACGAGCGCAAGGCGCAGGCACGCCGCCGCAATCTCGCGCGCCGCGTCGAGAAGGCCGCGCCCTTGTTCGCCGACGAGCTGATCGCCCGCGAGCTGGAGGCGCGGCCCGACTACTTCGCGGGCAAGAACCCGCATCGAGGCTTGGCGACAGACACGCCGCCAGGCCTCGATGCTTCCGTCACCAACGAAAGGGCAACGCAATGAAGGAATGGAACGTGTACGCGGACGGCCGCTATCTCGGCACCGTCCATGAAACGACCGAGGAAGCCGCCCGCGCGGCGGCCTTCTCGAAGTTCGACATCCCCGAGGACGCGGACGTGTCCGTGTCCCGTCGCTAACCACCAGGAGGAACACCGATGG contains:
- the topA gene encoding type I DNA topoisomerase gives rise to the protein MKLMVVESPNKVKKIESILGDGWKVVASVGHVRDLPKHDIGLEAPDFALQYEYIPPAQVQGRTFPGGEERVARIRALSGRADMIFLATDPDREGEAIAWHLKDALGLDEGDYERVTFDEITEKAIRAALSQARKIDADLVQAQEARRALDRIVGYLVSPLLSNMLGQNLSAGRVQSVAVRLVVDLERRIVAFKKTNHFGAVVKFDGGVWKAEWDTKPFITEDVPYVLDEALAKQAAGCRQFKVLDSGTDTAREAPPSCFSTSLMLQAASVTLKRDPELTAKDAQKLFEQGAITYIRTDSVNISDEAIAEVRAYAEGQGWKLPDAPRKFKTKAGAQEAHEAIRPAHIDVLEAGEDEHQRKLYALIWKRTVASQLADARYKVNSVTLEATDGAKPFQFKAKGRTLIEQGWRVLTAKDAVEDKTDDEAEDSAGKVPVLDVGSAKQADSGELLRKVTKAPPRFTKASLIKKLEDEGIGRPATYPAIMGNIMARGYLVEDKRYLVPTETGTILVEHLVKAGFEFMELAFTRELESQLDRIAEGEREYLDVVAPAYDQLKAELDAIAQGGDFKPRFACPKCSAGLRKYQKPGKLPIWYCTNDECKTFLDDVDGKPVERKEHPCPKCSTPLRRYKKKAGGLGWFCPTDDCKTFMDDDKGRPVEPKVHPCPKCSSPLRRFQKKDKESGKPIKGAFAWFCTNDECKTFLDDEKGQPVAIKTAPCPSCGKPMYRRKGQYGYWWGCSGFKDGCKVIMDDQAGKPVPKQAKGAKPAAKATVKRAAAPTRLVLKTPKK
- a CDS encoding lytic transglycosylase domain-containing protein, producing MLDFMVLAQQCAPTVAPQTMAAVVQVESSFNPYAIGVVGGRLQRQPKSQAEAVATAKALEAAGWNFSVGVAQVNRYNLPKYSLTYEEAFEPCANIRVGSKILEDCYTRALPRTEGDRQRALHSAFSCYYSGNFTRGFRPDKAGEPSYVQKVLAQANVEAKPIPVVPSIAPGAARPQRVTAAGSGPVKVTAQGASDGPPADHAPVLLRRASEAPAQLKPVVTGASAAADLTVAKDDAKASQGEQPAQPARSAIVF
- a CDS encoding DUF6573 family protein, with the translated sequence MNELFQASDVIHTHTRAQLIEDGDLIDVSETAREAGFTVPVAITRAAWADCVEWTAETDKRKTTIQDEAGRLWDVIYMARLAARVRGDQPRRVFELYRVPVQGRGIRPRRVALAMHIGPGDAGEPVITIGLPNED
- a CDS encoding theronine dehydrogenase, which gives rise to MRAASTTTRKPAGLWRYSLRWSLPHKPCPGPLELAAVEVPAGDQCPPVVADLWKPGTGYAVCVDFPQPAEIRRWSDERKAQARRRNLARRVEKAAPLFADELIARELEARPDYFAGKNPHRGLATDTPPGLDASVTNERATQ